A section of the Ciceribacter thiooxidans genome encodes:
- a CDS encoding L,D-transpeptidase family protein, with the protein MLKFLHVACLLSATALASQSFAGDGGALQIYVSKAEQSLTVYDGDQVVATSRVSTGKPGHSTPSGIFSILEKRKYHESNLYSNAPMPWMQRLTWSGVALHESNSVPSYPASHGCVRLPRAFAKALYQMTERGAHVIITDEPVVPAPVRHAALFQPRQPVAEGQLLSDAELRPSTIEAGRKPVQVAMVEKEATSPVQSAEAFADIPPVRILITRRGQRETLMDVQAMLTDLGFDAGIIDGYLGRQTISAVNGYKRWKGLATKGEILTPEFLAQLYASAGKGEPPLGQIMVRQKFKPVFEAAIAIADPQKPLGTHFVEATHVDMLAGSAEWRGVTLENNLSNATMKRLGIEAPTAGETAPTLAQALDRISIPDAVRRKIEPMLGEGSSITISDSGIGPETGDGTDFITVTRKVPRG; encoded by the coding sequence ATGCTGAAGTTCCTGCACGTCGCGTGTCTGCTTTCCGCGACAGCGCTTGCCTCTCAGAGCTTCGCCGGAGACGGCGGCGCGCTGCAAATCTATGTTTCGAAGGCCGAGCAGAGCCTGACGGTCTATGATGGCGACCAGGTCGTCGCCACCTCCCGCGTCTCGACCGGCAAGCCGGGCCACTCCACGCCGTCGGGAATCTTCTCCATCCTCGAGAAGCGCAAGTATCACGAGTCCAATCTCTATTCGAACGCGCCGATGCCCTGGATGCAGCGGCTCACATGGTCAGGCGTGGCGCTGCACGAATCGAACAGCGTGCCAAGCTATCCGGCGTCCCACGGCTGCGTCCGCCTGCCGCGCGCCTTCGCCAAAGCGCTCTATCAGATGACCGAGCGCGGCGCCCACGTCATCATCACCGACGAACCGGTCGTTCCGGCACCTGTGCGCCATGCGGCACTCTTTCAGCCGCGGCAGCCGGTCGCCGAAGGACAGCTCCTCTCGGATGCAGAACTGCGGCCGTCCACCATCGAGGCGGGACGGAAGCCGGTTCAGGTCGCGATGGTCGAAAAGGAAGCGACGAGCCCGGTCCAGTCGGCCGAGGCCTTCGCCGACATTCCGCCCGTGCGCATTCTGATCACAAGACGCGGTCAGCGCGAGACCCTGATGGACGTGCAGGCGATGCTCACCGATCTCGGTTTCGACGCCGGCATCATCGACGGCTATCTCGGCCGCCAGACCATCTCGGCCGTCAACGGCTACAAGCGGTGGAAGGGGCTCGCAACCAAAGGTGAAATCCTGACGCCCGAATTTCTGGCGCAGCTCTATGCGAGCGCCGGCAAGGGCGAGCCGCCGCTCGGTCAGATCATGGTGCGGCAGAAGTTCAAGCCCGTCTTCGAGGCTGCAATCGCGATTGCCGATCCGCAGAAGCCGCTCGGCACCCATTTCGTCGAGGCGACGCATGTCGACATGCTCGCCGGCAGCGCCGAATGGCGCGGCGTCACGCTGGAGAACAACCTCTCCAACGCGACGATGAAGCGCCTCGGCATCGAAGCGCCGACGGCCGGCGAGACCGCGCCGACGCTTGCGCAGGCGCTCGACCGCATCTCCATCCCGGATGCCGTGCGCCGGAAGATCGAGCCCATGCTCGGGGAAGGCAGCTCGATCACCATTTCGGATTCGGGGATCGGGCCGGAAACCGGCGACGGGACCGACTTCATCACCGTGACCCGCAAGGTGCCGCGCGGCTGA
- the dnaE gene encoding DNA polymerase III subunit alpha, giving the protein MGEAVGEGVHEAGSPGFVHLRLHSAYSLLEGALPLKKILRKAAADGQPAVAITDTNNLFVALEFSQYAVGDGLQPIIGCQLSIDMEDARDDKRSSHAPARYPAIVLLAADAAGYERLVDLVSRAYLEGEGHQAVHVTTSWLEERGTDGLIALTGASGGPVDVALQEGHGAQAEARLSTLKRLFGDRLYVELQRHGDYDRRHETKMVQLAYQYDLPLVATNEAFFLTREDYDAHDALMAVAHNAIVSDDNRFRLTPDHYLKSRAEMQALFADLPEAIENTVEIAMRCSFVLNTRKPILPRFAGVGADPEEAEKAEAEELRRQAVEGLDRRLAALGMAAGYEEKDYRERLEFELSIIERMKFPGYFLIVSDFIKWAKQHDIPVGPGRGSGAGSLVAYALTITDVDPLRFSLLFERFLNPERVSMPDFDIDFCQDRREEVIRYVQQKYGREQVAQIITFGSLQARAALRDVGRVLEMPYGQVDKICKLVPNNPANPTPLSKAIEEEPKLREEAEAEPVVARLLDIAQKIEGLYRHASTHAAGIVIGDRPLSKLVPMYRDPRSDMPVTQFNMKWVEQAGLVKFDFLGLKTLTVLKTAVDFVKEQRGVDVDLAAIPLDDKLTYEMLSRGETVGVFQVESAGMRKALIGMRPDCIEDIIALVALYRPGPMENIPVYNARKHGEEEIASIHPQIDYLLKETQGVIVYQEQVMQIAQVLSGYSLGEADLLRRAMGKKIKAEMDQQSARFVDGAMKNGVSKPQAENIFELLAKFANYGFNKSHAAAYAIVSYQTAYMKAHYPVEFLAATMTYDMANSEKLNDFRQDAGRLGIKVIPPSVQTSFRHFQTGDRCIYYALAAIKGVGESAVDHIVEVRGDKPFESLEDFCLRIDPKQINRRVFESLICAGAFDCFGHDRAELIGGLDRILGYAQRAQENAVSGQSDMFGAGGASGPEKIAFPTYTPWLASEKLHREFQVLGFYLSAHPLDTYRSLLEKMRVQTFADFSAAVKQGATAGRLAGTVTGRQERKTRTGNKMGIVTFSDSSGQFEAVLFSEGLNQYRDLLESGKSVVITVAAEERPEGIGLRIQTAQSLEEKSLQMQKALRVYVRDSGPLKAVGAHLNTRGDGLVSFVVIKEDGQREIEVELSEKYRISPEIAAALRSAPGIVDVELV; this is encoded by the coding sequence ATGGGCGAAGCAGTTGGCGAAGGTGTGCACGAGGCAGGGTCGCCGGGTTTTGTGCATTTGCGCCTCCATTCGGCCTATTCGCTGCTCGAAGGCGCATTGCCGCTGAAGAAGATTCTCCGCAAGGCCGCCGCCGACGGCCAGCCGGCGGTCGCCATCACTGACACCAACAATCTCTTCGTCGCGCTCGAGTTTTCGCAATATGCCGTCGGTGACGGGCTGCAACCGATCATCGGCTGCCAGTTGTCGATCGATATGGAGGATGCGCGGGACGATAAACGTTCGTCGCATGCGCCCGCCAGATACCCTGCGATCGTGTTGCTTGCGGCGGATGCCGCCGGCTACGAGCGGCTCGTGGATCTCGTCAGCCGTGCCTACCTCGAAGGAGAGGGGCACCAGGCGGTGCATGTCACCACGTCGTGGCTGGAAGAACGCGGCACGGACGGGCTGATCGCATTGACCGGGGCTTCGGGCGGACCGGTCGATGTCGCCCTTCAGGAAGGGCACGGGGCGCAGGCCGAGGCGCGGCTTTCGACGCTGAAGCGGCTCTTCGGCGACCGGCTTTATGTCGAGTTGCAGCGTCACGGCGACTACGATCGTCGCCACGAGACGAAGATGGTGCAGCTCGCCTATCAGTACGACCTGCCGCTGGTTGCGACCAACGAAGCGTTCTTTCTCACCCGGGAGGACTACGACGCGCATGACGCGCTGATGGCCGTCGCCCACAATGCGATCGTTTCCGACGACAACCGCTTCCGCCTGACGCCCGACCATTATCTGAAGAGCCGGGCCGAGATGCAGGCGCTCTTCGCCGACTTGCCGGAGGCGATCGAGAACACCGTCGAGATCGCCATGCGGTGCTCCTTCGTGCTCAACACGCGCAAACCGATCCTGCCGCGCTTTGCCGGCGTCGGCGCCGATCCGGAGGAGGCGGAGAAAGCCGAGGCGGAGGAATTGCGGCGGCAGGCGGTCGAGGGGCTCGACCGGAGGCTCGCCGCGCTCGGAATGGCGGCGGGCTACGAGGAGAAGGATTACCGCGAACGGCTCGAATTCGAGCTCTCGATCATCGAGCGGATGAAGTTTCCCGGCTACTTCCTGATCGTTTCCGACTTCATCAAGTGGGCGAAGCAGCACGACATTCCCGTCGGTCCGGGCCGCGGTTCGGGCGCGGGCTCGCTGGTCGCCTATGCGCTCACCATCACCGACGTCGACCCCTTGCGCTTCTCGCTGCTCTTCGAACGCTTCCTCAATCCGGAACGCGTGTCGATGCCCGACTTCGACATCGACTTCTGCCAGGACCGGCGCGAAGAGGTGATCCGCTACGTCCAGCAGAAGTACGGCCGTGAGCAGGTGGCGCAGATCATCACCTTCGGTTCGCTGCAGGCGCGTGCGGCCCTGCGCGATGTCGGCCGCGTGCTGGAGATGCCCTACGGCCAGGTCGACAAGATCTGCAAGCTGGTGCCGAACAACCCGGCGAACCCGACGCCGCTTTCCAAGGCGATCGAGGAGGAACCGAAGCTCCGCGAGGAGGCGGAAGCGGAGCCGGTCGTCGCCCGTCTTCTCGACATCGCCCAGAAGATCGAGGGCCTCTACCGCCACGCCTCGACCCACGCCGCCGGTATCGTCATCGGCGACCGCCCGTTGTCGAAGCTGGTGCCGATGTATCGCGATCCGCGTTCCGACATGCCGGTGACCCAGTTCAACATGAAATGGGTCGAGCAGGCGGGGCTGGTCAAGTTCGACTTTCTCGGCCTGAAGACGCTGACGGTGCTGAAGACGGCTGTCGATTTCGTCAAGGAGCAGAGAGGCGTCGACGTCGACCTGGCAGCGATTCCGCTCGACGACAAGCTGACCTACGAAATGCTCTCCCGCGGCGAAACCGTCGGCGTGTTCCAGGTTGAAAGTGCCGGCATGCGCAAGGCGCTGATCGGCATGCGACCGGACTGTATCGAGGACATCATCGCGCTGGTGGCGCTCTACCGTCCGGGTCCGATGGAGAACATCCCGGTCTACAATGCCCGCAAGCATGGCGAGGAGGAAATTGCCTCCATCCACCCGCAGATCGACTACCTGTTGAAGGAGACGCAAGGGGTTATCGTCTACCAGGAACAGGTGATGCAGATCGCCCAGGTCCTGTCGGGCTATTCGCTCGGCGAAGCCGACCTTCTGCGCCGCGCCATGGGCAAGAAGATCAAGGCCGAGATGGACCAGCAGAGCGCCCGCTTCGTCGATGGTGCGATGAAGAACGGCGTGTCCAAGCCTCAGGCCGAGAACATCTTCGAACTCTTGGCCAAGTTCGCCAACTACGGCTTCAACAAGTCACACGCTGCGGCCTACGCGATCGTCTCCTACCAGACGGCCTACATGAAGGCGCATTATCCGGTCGAGTTCCTCGCCGCCACGATGACCTACGATATGGCCAACAGCGAGAAGCTCAACGACTTCCGCCAGGATGCGGGGCGTCTCGGCATCAAGGTCATCCCACCGTCGGTGCAGACCTCGTTCCGCCACTTTCAGACCGGCGATCGCTGCATCTACTATGCGCTCGCTGCGATCAAGGGCGTCGGCGAGTCGGCCGTCGACCACATCGTCGAAGTTCGTGGCGACAAGCCCTTCGAGAGCCTCGAGGATTTCTGTCTGCGCATCGATCCGAAGCAGATCAACCGCCGTGTCTTCGAAAGCCTGATCTGTGCCGGCGCCTTCGATTGCTTCGGCCACGACCGTGCCGAACTGATCGGCGGGCTGGACCGCATTCTCGGCTATGCGCAGCGCGCGCAGGAAAATGCCGTCAGCGGCCAGTCGGACATGTTCGGTGCCGGCGGCGCCTCCGGGCCGGAGAAGATCGCCTTCCCGACGTACACGCCGTGGCTCGCCTCGGAGAAGCTGCACCGCGAATTCCAGGTGCTGGGCTTCTATCTCTCCGCGCATCCGCTCGACACCTATCGCTCGCTCCTCGAAAAGATGCGCGTCCAGACCTTTGCCGATTTTTCCGCCGCGGTGAAGCAGGGCGCGACGGCCGGGCGTCTCGCCGGCACGGTGACGGGGCGTCAGGAACGCAAGACCCGCACCGGCAACAAGATGGGCATCGTCACCTTTTCGGATTCCTCCGGGCAGTTCGAGGCGGTCCTGTTTTCCGAAGGCCTGAACCAGTATCGCGACCTTCTGGAGTCCGGCAAATCCGTGGTGATCACCGTTGCTGCGGAAGAGCGGCCGGAGGGCATCGGGCTCAGGATCCAGACGGCCCAGTCGCTCGAAGAAAAATCGCTGCAGATGCAGAAGGCGCTACGCGTCTATGTTCGCGATTCCGGTCCGCTGAAGGCGGTCGGCGCCCACCTCAACACCAGGGGCGACGGCCTCGTCTCCTTCGTCGTCATCAAGGAAGACGGCCAGCGCGAGATCGAGGTCGAGCTTTCGGAAAAGTACCGCATCTCGCCGGAGATCGCGGCAGCGCTGCGGTCGGCGCCTGGGATCGTCGACGTCGAGCTGGTGTAA
- a CDS encoding ABC transporter ATP-binding protein: protein MATDKVLALTGIDRNYGQGDTLLTILKGADFSLTAGETVALVAPSGTGKSTLLHVAGLLEHPDAGEVVIGGEACSALSEDRRTAVRRRSIGFVYQFHHLLPEFSALENIMMPQLIAGLSMAEAKERAAQLLDYMRIGHRADHRPAELSGGEQQRVAIARAVANAPLVLLADEPTGNLDPETASYVFSALRALVRQSGLAALIATHNHELAQRMDRCVTIADGKIVDYAV, encoded by the coding sequence ATGGCCACCGACAAAGTTCTCGCGCTCACCGGGATCGATCGCAATTACGGGCAGGGCGATACGCTTCTGACGATCCTGAAAGGCGCCGACTTCAGCCTCACGGCCGGAGAGACGGTGGCGCTCGTCGCGCCGTCCGGCACGGGCAAGTCGACGCTTCTGCACGTGGCGGGCCTGCTTGAACATCCCGACGCCGGGGAAGTCGTGATCGGTGGCGAGGCCTGTTCGGCACTGTCGGAGGATCGCCGGACGGCCGTGCGGCGCCGCTCGATCGGCTTCGTCTACCAGTTCCACCACCTGCTGCCGGAATTCTCCGCGCTCGAAAACATTATGATGCCGCAGCTCATCGCCGGGCTTTCCATGGCCGAGGCCAAGGAGCGGGCCGCACAACTTCTCGACTATATGCGGATCGGCCATCGCGCCGATCATCGCCCGGCGGAGCTTTCCGGCGGAGAACAGCAGCGGGTGGCGATTGCCCGCGCCGTCGCCAATGCGCCGCTCGTGCTGCTCGCCGACGAGCCGACCGGCAACCTCGATCCGGAGACGGCATCCTACGTTTTCTCCGCCTTGCGCGCTCTGGTCCGCCAGTCGGGGCTCGCAGCGCTGATCGCCACCCACAATCACGAACTGGCCCAGCGCATGGACCGTTGCGTGACGATCGCCGACGGCAAGATCGTCGACTACGCCGTCTGA
- a CDS encoding lipoprotein-releasing ABC transporter permease subunit, producing the protein MTSAVEGREADKVTPSPSARPFSAFERIVAWRYLRARRKEAFISVIAGFSFIGIMLGVATLIIVMAVMNGFRTELISRILGINGHMIIQPVDGPLDNYAELADKFSGIAGVTMALPLVEGQTLASGRGGAGTGALVRGIRADDLTKLKTVSNNIRAGDMVGFAAGQGVLIGSRMANELGLTAGDSITLVSPEGDVTPLGVNPRVKSYTVSGIFEIGMSEYDASIIYMPLEEAQLYFNAEGIVQSIELFVDDPDMVDELRPKVEEAAGRQIFITDWRQRNQTFFSALQVERNVMFMILTLIVLVAALNIISGLIMLVKDKGSDIAILRTMGATSGSIMRIFFMTGAAIGVTGTFAGVALGVVVCLNIESIRSFFSWVSGTVLFDPELYFLSQLPADMNVGETMSVVIMALTLSFIATLFPAWRASRLDPVQALRYE; encoded by the coding sequence ATGACAAGCGCAGTCGAAGGCCGCGAGGCGGACAAGGTCACCCCGAGCCCGTCGGCGCGGCCGTTCTCCGCCTTCGAGCGCATCGTCGCCTGGCGCTACCTGCGCGCCCGGCGGAAGGAGGCCTTCATTTCGGTGATCGCCGGCTTCTCCTTCATCGGCATCATGCTGGGTGTCGCAACACTCATCATCGTCATGGCGGTGATGAACGGCTTCCGCACCGAGCTCATCTCGCGCATCCTCGGCATCAACGGTCACATGATCATTCAGCCCGTCGACGGGCCGCTCGACAACTATGCGGAGCTCGCCGACAAGTTCTCCGGCATCGCCGGGGTGACGATGGCGCTGCCGCTCGTCGAGGGGCAGACCCTTGCGTCGGGCCGCGGCGGGGCAGGCACCGGCGCGCTGGTGCGCGGCATCCGCGCCGACGACCTCACCAAGCTCAAGACCGTCTCGAACAACATCCGCGCCGGCGACATGGTCGGCTTTGCCGCGGGGCAGGGCGTTCTGATCGGTTCGCGCATGGCGAACGAACTCGGACTCACCGCCGGCGATTCCATCACGCTCGTCTCGCCCGAGGGGGACGTGACACCGCTCGGTGTCAATCCGCGGGTGAAGTCCTACACCGTCTCCGGCATCTTCGAGATCGGCATGTCGGAATACGATGCCTCGATCATCTACATGCCGCTCGAGGAGGCGCAGCTCTATTTCAATGCCGAAGGCATCGTTCAGTCGATCGAACTCTTCGTCGACGACCCGGACATGGTCGACGAACTGCGGCCAAAGGTCGAGGAAGCGGCCGGCCGGCAGATCTTCATCACCGACTGGCGCCAGCGCAACCAGACCTTCTTTTCCGCCCTGCAGGTGGAGCGCAACGTCATGTTCATGATCCTGACGCTGATCGTGCTGGTCGCGGCGCTCAACATCATCTCGGGCCTCATCATGCTGGTGAAGGACAAGGGGAGCGACATCGCGATCCTGCGCACCATGGGTGCAACCTCCGGCTCGATCATGCGCATCTTCTTCATGACGGGTGCCGCGATCGGCGTCACCGGCACCTTCGCCGGCGTGGCGCTGGGCGTCGTCGTCTGTCTCAACATCGAATCGATCCGCAGCTTCTTCTCCTGGGTGAGCGGCACGGTGCTCTTCGATCCCGAACTCTATTTCCTCAGCCAGCTTCCGGCGGACATGAACGTCGGCGAGACGATGTCCGTCGTCATCATGGCGCTGACGCTCTCCTTCATTGCGACGCTCTTCCCTGCCTGGCGCGCCTCGCGGCTCGACCCCGTGCAAGCCCTCCGATACGAATAA
- the proS gene encoding proline--tRNA ligase: MRLSRYFMPILKENPKEAEIVSHRLMLRAGMVRQQSQGIYSWLPLGKRVLDKVNKIIREEQNRAGAIEILMPTLQSAELWQESGRYDDYGKEMLRIKDRQDRPMLYGPTNEEMVTDIFRSYVKSYKDLPLNLYHIQLKFRDEIRPRFGTMRSREFMMKDAYSFDLTMEAAVHSYNKMFAAYLRTFDRLGLRAIPMRADTGPIGGNHSHEFIILAETGESEVFCHKDFVDFDIPGADTDFDDVRGLQAIFDKWTSLYAATSEMHDEAAFAAVPEGERLSARGIEVGHIFYFGTKYSEPMGAKVQGPDGKEHTVHMGSYGIGPTRLVPAIIEASHDDTGIIWPASVAPFDAVVINMKAGDAACDATCDAIYAALSNAGKDVLLDDTDDRAGTKFATADLIGVPVQVIAGPRSVANGEVELKDRKTGARETMTVEAAINKLVG; encoded by the coding sequence ATGCGTCTGTCACGCTACTTCATGCCCATCCTCAAGGAAAATCCCAAGGAAGCGGAGATCGTCTCGCATCGCCTGATGCTGCGCGCGGGCATGGTCCGCCAGCAGAGCCAGGGGATCTATTCCTGGCTGCCGCTGGGCAAGCGCGTGCTCGACAAGGTCAACAAGATCATCCGCGAGGAGCAGAACCGCGCCGGCGCCATCGAAATCCTGATGCCGACGCTGCAGTCGGCAGAGCTCTGGCAGGAGAGCGGCCGTTATGACGACTACGGCAAGGAGATGTTGCGCATCAAGGACCGCCAGGACCGGCCGATGCTCTATGGCCCGACGAATGAGGAGATGGTCACCGATATCTTCCGCTCCTACGTCAAGTCCTACAAGGACCTGCCGCTGAACCTCTACCATATCCAGTTGAAGTTCCGCGACGAGATCCGTCCTCGCTTCGGGACCATGCGCTCGCGCGAGTTCATGATGAAGGACGCCTATTCCTTCGACCTCACCATGGAAGCGGCGGTGCACTCCTACAACAAGATGTTCGCGGCCTATCTGCGCACCTTCGACCGGCTCGGGCTGCGGGCGATCCCGATGCGCGCCGATACCGGCCCGATCGGCGGCAATCACAGCCACGAATTCATCATCCTCGCCGAGACCGGCGAGTCGGAGGTCTTCTGCCACAAGGATTTCGTCGACTTCGACATTCCCGGCGCCGACACTGACTTCGACGATGTGCGGGGCCTGCAGGCGATCTTCGACAAGTGGACCTCGCTCTACGCCGCCACCTCCGAAATGCATGACGAGGCGGCCTTTGCCGCCGTTCCGGAAGGTGAGCGCCTTTCCGCCCGCGGTATCGAGGTCGGCCATATTTTCTACTTCGGTACCAAGTATTCCGAGCCGATGGGCGCCAAGGTTCAGGGCCCCGACGGCAAGGAGCATACCGTTCACATGGGATCCTACGGCATCGGCCCGACCCGCCTCGTTCCGGCGATCATCGAAGCCTCGCACGACGACACCGGCATCATCTGGCCGGCCTCGGTCGCGCCCTTTGATGCCGTCGTGATCAACATGAAGGCCGGCGATGCGGCCTGCGACGCCACCTGTGACGCGATCTACGCTGCGCTTTCGAACGCCGGCAAGGACGTGCTGCTCGATGACACCGACGATCGCGCCGGCACCAAGTTCGCCACGGCGGATCTCATCGGCGTTCCCGTTCAGGTCATTGCCGGCCCACGTTCGGTCGCCAACGGCGAGGTCGAGCTCAAGGACCGCAAGACCGGCGCGCGTGAAACGATGACGGTCGAGGCAGCCATCAACAAGCTGGTCGGCTGA
- a CDS encoding DUF1467 family protein, producing the protein MPFLSSFAVYFIIWWITLFAVLPIGLKTQDEEKDVVPGSVGSAPARFRGGRVVLLTTVISGAIYAAWFIASTYFGISVDSLPQIMPRFE; encoded by the coding sequence ATGCCCTTTCTCTCGTCCTTTGCCGTCTACTTCATCATCTGGTGGATCACCCTGTTCGCCGTTTTGCCGATCGGTCTGAAGACGCAGGACGAGGAGAAGGACGTGGTGCCGGGCAGCGTCGGCAGCGCGCCGGCGCGGTTCCGCGGGGGGCGGGTCGTCCTGCTGACGACGGTCATCTCGGGTGCTATTTATGCGGCCTGGTTCATCGCCTCGACCTATTTCGGCATCAGTGTCGACAGCCTGCCGCAGATCATGCCGCGCTTCGAGTGA
- the mce gene encoding methylmalonyl-CoA epimerase, whose protein sequence is MLGRVNHVAIAVPDLEAATASYRDTLGAAVSAPQSLPEHGVTVVFVKLPNTKIELLEPLGTDSPIAAFLAKNPSGGMHHICYEVDDILVARDRLTEKGARVLGSGEPKTGAHGKPVLFLHPKDFNGTLIELEQL, encoded by the coding sequence ATGCTTGGACGGGTCAATCATGTCGCCATCGCCGTACCGGATCTTGAGGCCGCGACGGCTTCCTATCGCGATACGCTGGGCGCCGCCGTCTCTGCGCCTCAATCGCTGCCGGAGCATGGCGTCACGGTCGTCTTCGTGAAACTGCCGAACACCAAGATCGAGCTTCTCGAACCGCTCGGCACCGACTCGCCGATCGCGGCCTTCCTCGCCAAGAACCCTTCCGGCGGCATGCACCACATCTGCTACGAGGTCGATGACATTCTCGTCGCTCGCGACCGGCTGACGGAAAAGGGTGCGCGCGTGCTCGGCAGCGGCGAGCCGAAGACCGGCGCACACGGCAAGCCGGTGCTCTTCCTGCATCCCAAGGATTTCAACGGAACGCTGATCGAGCTCGAACAGCTCTGA
- a CDS encoding ribonuclease J: MAKKEELVFLPLGGVGEIGMNLALYGYGTPSNRQWIMVDCGVTFPGPDLPGVDLVLPDIRFVEAQKRNLKAIIITHAHEDHYGGLNDVWPGLNVPVYASGFTAGMLEAKRDYEGGRADIPVTPFKAGDRINVGPFSIEAVGVNHSIPEPMSLVIRTPLGNVIHTGDWKIDHAPSLGPLTDETRFRELGDEGVLALMCDSTNAMRDGVSPSEQQVSDGLRQIIETAEGRVAITTFSSNVGRIRSIAQAAEAAGREVLLLGSSLKRVVAVAADVGLMEGVKPFIAEDEFGYIPRDKVVVILTGSQGEPRAALAKIARDEMRNVAFAAGDTVVFSSRTIPGNEKAIQDIKNGLVDQGLHIVTDSEALVHVSGHPRRNELLQMYEWTRPQMVVPVHGEAAHLTAQAELAQQAGVNTVPKVRNGDILRLAPGPAEVIDRAPFGRVYKDGKLVGDFEEMGIGERRKLSYVGHVSVNVLLDSRYDFLGDPDVVACGLPEVDEEGEDMEDALYDAILGAVESIPRVRRKDLELVRESIRRAVRAAANEAWGKKPVVTVFVTKV, from the coding sequence ATGGCAAAGAAAGAAGAATTGGTGTTCCTGCCGCTCGGCGGCGTCGGCGAGATCGGCATGAACCTCGCACTATACGGCTATGGAACGCCGTCGAACCGCCAATGGATCATGGTCGACTGCGGGGTGACCTTCCCCGGGCCGGATCTGCCGGGCGTCGACCTCGTGCTGCCCGACATCCGCTTTGTCGAGGCGCAGAAGCGCAATCTCAAGGCCATCATCATCACCCATGCCCATGAGGACCACTACGGCGGTCTGAACGACGTCTGGCCGGGCCTCAACGTTCCGGTCTACGCCTCGGGCTTCACCGCCGGTATGCTGGAAGCCAAGCGCGACTACGAGGGTGGGCGCGCCGACATTCCGGTGACCCCGTTCAAGGCGGGCGACCGGATCAATGTCGGGCCGTTCAGCATCGAGGCGGTCGGCGTCAACCACTCCATTCCCGAACCGATGTCGCTGGTGATCCGCACGCCGCTCGGCAACGTGATCCACACCGGCGACTGGAAGATCGACCATGCGCCCTCGCTCGGGCCGCTGACCGACGAAACGCGTTTCCGCGAGCTTGGCGACGAGGGCGTGCTGGCGCTGATGTGCGACAGCACCAACGCCATGCGTGATGGCGTGTCTCCGTCCGAGCAGCAGGTGTCCGACGGTCTGCGCCAGATTATCGAGACGGCGGAAGGCCGTGTCGCGATCACCACCTTCTCGTCGAATGTCGGGCGCATCCGCTCGATTGCGCAGGCCGCGGAGGCGGCCGGCCGCGAGGTTCTCCTGCTCGGCAGTTCGCTGAAGCGCGTCGTTGCCGTCGCTGCCGATGTCGGGCTGATGGAAGGTGTGAAGCCGTTCATCGCAGAAGACGAGTTCGGCTACATTCCGCGCGACAAGGTGGTCGTTATCCTGACCGGCAGTCAGGGCGAACCGCGGGCAGCGCTCGCCAAGATCGCCCGTGACGAGATGCGCAACGTCGCCTTCGCAGCAGGTGACACGGTCGTCTTTTCCTCGCGCACGATCCCGGGCAACGAGAAGGCGATCCAGGACATCAAGAACGGCCTGGTCGACCAGGGCCTGCATATCGTCACCGACAGCGAGGCGCTGGTGCATGTCTCCGGCCATCCGCGGCGCAACGAGCTTCTGCAGATGTACGAATGGACGCGGCCGCAAATGGTCGTGCCGGTGCACGGAGAGGCGGCACATCTGACCGCGCAGGCGGAACTCGCGCAGCAGGCCGGCGTCAACACCGTTCCGAAGGTGCGCAACGGCGACATCCTGCGCCTGGCACCCGGTCCGGCCGAGGTGATCGACCGTGCGCCGTTCGGCCGCGTCTACAAGGACGGCAAGCTCGTCGGCGATTTCGAGGAGATGGGGATCGGCGAGCGCCGCAAGCTCTCCTATGTCGGCCATGTCTCGGTCAATGTGCTGCTCGACAGCCGTTACGATTTCCTTGGCGATCCGGATGTCGTCGCCTGCGGGCTGCCGGAAGTCGACGAGGAGGGCGAGGACATGGAGGACGCCCTCTATGACGCCATTCTCGGTGCGGTCGAGAGCATTCCGCGGGTGCGGCGCAAGGACCTGGAACTCGTGCGCGAGAGTATCCGTCGCGCCGTCCGTGCCGCCGCCAACGAGGCCTGGGGCAAGAAGCCGGTGGTGACGGTTTTCGTGACGAAAGTCTGA